The window ATCGGTTGAAAGGAAAATATGggaaaagtttataaaagacaAAGGCCCAATAACCCATTGActtaagtttttgggttgCATATGGGCTCGAGATCGAATTAGGcccatattttatttaaaaatttatccaacaaATGGGCTCGAGTCCGAATTAGgtccattttatttaaaaatttatccaactgGTATCATAGCTCTTGGTTATAATCCTGGATGTGTAGGGCGGCTTCGTGCCGTGAGGTGCGCATAAAGTGCATGTATGCGCGGGTCCGTGTGACCTGTAGGCTCGAGTGTAAGCGTAACGTGCGCCTCGAGCAAACACCCGTTGTGTCCGATGTCGGGACATCAAAGTGAGGGCGGGTGTGATTAAGTCGTGTGGTCTCATCGATTGATTAAGGTCACGTGTCTCTCGTGTAAGACGACACGataccacgtgagggcgggatGTTGGAGAAAAAATTAGAGAGTGTGAGAGGATAAAATGTCCCACACCGGTTGAAAggaacccattggcttaagcttttggattGCATATGGGCTCAAGTCCGAATTAGGcacattttatttaaaaatttatccaacaaGCCAATGGATTGCTGAGCCTTtatcttttataaacttttctcatattttttcttccatTGGCTTAAGCCAGAAAGGAACTGTCCCTGTTAATTCTTTCAAACTCCCACTCTCTTAGTGTTTCTTTCAATCACTCACACACACATGTCTGCAGCACAAAGaatctgcatatattttttcttccatTGGCTTAAGCCATAAAGGAACTGTCCCTGTTAATTCTTTCAAACTCCCACTCtcttagggtgtgtttgtttttaaaaaaaattttaactcaactcaactcaactcaactccacttatcttcaattcaacaatacaatcattacttttttaaattttttaattttttaatcatttaattcaatttttaatattaaattctcttaactatttattactttttcacaatttaacaacacaatcattactttctctcaactattcattattttttcacatttttttctcataattcaacaataaaatcattataaatcaattaaaaccaaaactcaattcaactcaactctaaatccaaacgcactcttagTGTTTCTTTCAATCACTCACACACACATGTCTGCAGCACAAAGAATCTGCAGTTCAAAAACTGAACAGAGGGAGAGAAGAACAAAGGATGAAActgagaaagaaagaaaaagaacttcATTAACTGTCACCACACAATACATCATTGACCCTTTCCTACATATATAGACACAAAACAACTGCTAAGTAACTGCTCCTGCACACGTCTAACAATCCTTAAATAGCTACAAAGTCCCTATAAGCAGAGTAATTGCAACTTAAGGACCTAACtgcaaattaataaaactGCTTAGCAAATAGAGAAACTACAGACGTTTAATAAAGACACAGCAGCTCTGAGACAACATCCAACACTTACTAAAATATGGAACTAAAGCGCATTGTGTATATGGTTTAAAATGTAATGAATGTGGTCTTTGAGCGTACAGTTTGGAAAAGATGGAATTTCTCAGTAAGGCTTCTTTATTGTATAAAAGATGGTGCAAATAAGATGGAATATGAAGTGACCCTgtattcatttcatttttggcATTTGTGGAGTATTCGGTTTCTAAGCTTGCTCCTAGACTTGTATATTCCTGGCTGTCACGCATTTCATTGCTGCATCTCTTCTGGATCAGTGGTTTCCTCAAAAAGTTAATTTGATGCTTTGCTTGTGCAGGTGTTCCGAAGGAAGTGATTGACAGAGCTGCATCGATTTTAGGTAGCCCTGGGAACAATCAGACATTGATCAAATGCACAATGAGAGAATATTAGCTCAAGGTCAGCAATACAAGGTAATTGTTGTAATAAGACACGCGTGAGTGTGATACATAATTCCCCCGTGTTGAAAATGATCCGACTTCTGAGTTTTATGCAGAATGCATTGGAGAAGATGCTGGCATTCGATACAATTCGTGGTGACCTCAGAAGCTTCTTTGAGGAAATATTACCATCATAATATCTGAGGCATGAAGTAACTTCTCTTTGGCAACAGTATACGTTCTGCTCTGGAGATTCGTATGTGTATTTGTCGAGGATTAAATGATGGATATACTACTCCTGGCTGGTGTAGGGGACTAGTACCAGCCGCTTCCAGTGATTGTTAGatattttctttcattcttCCTCTTAGAAGAAAATAAGGAAGCTTTGCCTTTTCTGGGAAGTTGGGAAGTACGGCATTTAATTAGATCGGACACAGCGCACAGATCTAGGAATGTTTAGTGCATGAACTTCAGTAAGAACGACATTTATTGAGTTTTGTATCTCCACTTTACAACAACACAATCTTAGACGTGATGAGTAGTAATCTGTTGCTTAACTTAAAGGGCAATTAGCTGCCGTACGTTTACTGGGGAAGTGTACTGTGGAGGGCCATCAAAGACATTGTCTATGAACCGTCGGCTGGCTGCTTCAGTGGGATGGTATAGATCCCAGAACAAGTGGTCTGTCCTGTTGGAGCAATGCGTTGAAGTTGGCAGGCACGGGAATTGGGCATTCAGGTTGCCGAGCCCACAACAGGCCGTTTTCACCTCCTTAAACCCTGAAAGACCAAGAGTGAGAAACTCACCGGCATTCTTAAAGTATAAAAAATGATGACGAAAGTAAAAAAGCTTGGCATTTGGCTAAGGAAAGGACGCCGTACCATTAGAAGCAGGGTCTTGGATGAAACCATGTATGAGAGGATAAGTGTGGCTGTAGGAGTAGCTCATGTCTTTCAGCTCCGACTTCAGCTCCTTTGACATTGATTCCAGTGCCTCGTTGTACATGACGGTCCAGGTATTCGTGTCCTCCCTGCAGCCTCTGGTCTCGTTCTGAATCCTCTGCGCTGGGCAGCACCCGACCGGAGGCAGTCCCACCACCATAAATTTACGTGCGCCGTGAGTATGTAGTATCTGCTCAGAATAAAGTCCATCAATGTGTAGTCCAGCTATCATGTGTCTAGTAGCTTCATGCATTATTGGCGATATCATGTACCTTTAACTTGGCTTTGAGCAAGGTGGTCATCTGGTTGACGTACTTTTTTGGGGGTATATTTTGATTGATGGATCGGGAGTAGGCAAGGATGTCGTTGCTTCCGATCACAATGAAGAACAGAGACTTCGATAGATGCTTCTGAGCATGGGCAGATCCTAGTTGCTTCGTAAGGTGATCATGCACCTTTAGGTAGTATTCCACTTGCTGCCACAGAGGTATTGATTGCGTCTGCAAATGATAGTTTTACCAAAATGTTTGAATAGGCTTTGATTACGTTACACTAGTAGTGtggcatttatatatattttcgatCGTGCAATTGTAAGATTGATCATAGAAGACGTTTTCCGTACATTAAGTGGATTTGACGTGGTATTGAAGATTGCTGCCCCACCAGAAGCGAAACTGACACCCCAAAGGTATGATGTACTCGAGTCTGAGTCGATAGATAGGTAAGGCGGAGGACTCGGCAACCCCACCTTCTCAGCTGTTGCATTACACGCCATTTCACATGAATATGTATGTCCATGTACGCGTCTGTAGAATACATGGAGCTATGCTAGCTGATGGAATTTTCAGTTGAGAGCATACCTAGCAAATCGACGATGTTCTTGCCATTGCTAAACCTTCCAGTCGCTTTCCGGCTGGGGAAATCGATTCCGTTGTGCGGGaaatttgcttttgctaatgaaAGCGGGAGGTAGTTGTTGTTCCCAACATCGACGAAAGAGTCCCCGAACACGAAAATCGCGGGCAGCATCTGCCCGTGCGAGCCACTAGACTGCAGAATGAGAAAGACTAATACAAACAGAATCACACTTCTATAAACAAACTCAGCCATCTTGCTCTTTGCCTCTCAGAAGATGAAGACTGACTGATCAATATcttgggacgaaattgatgaaGTAGTAATGAGAGGAGACGTCTTATAATTAAGAAGGCAATGTAGTGCGAAAAGGGGACAACTATTCtaggggatttttttttttctctatagTGTGTAGTGGTGGCGTagtgggttttttttttgaatatctATTTCCCTCCCAAATCATTTGCCTCTGTATGCATCAATCCCGTATAGCAGGTCGATGAATATCTTCTGGtcgtgtataatataaaagtccTACTTTGATGTTTTATGATGAAAGCAATATCTTCTGGTctttcgtgaaattaatggaACGCATGTATGCGTATATTCTGCCTCAAGTTGAAGCGCGTGACAGTAATATAAGGTTGCTTTTGACGCATTGTTATTTGAGATTACTGATAATTTAGATTTCCACTGAGATAGATTCTCGCTTTTAAAATTACCGGTAATGCTCACGTAATGTAGATAGACACTCCTAGTTGGATTACTTTAAGCATCCAAATTATCAGTAATACGCATTAACCAAACATGATGATAACCCAGGGAATTTAGAATCACGCTCGCAATAATCCAGATGGACTACCTCATACCAAATACCAAATGCCTTCAAGATCCCTcatgaattaattatttaattttgccACCAAATATGGGATTACACGTACAAAAAGTCTTCTTTGAGAGAGGGGGGTCTTCTTAAAAGAAGATTGGAACATGTGGGGGCTCACAGCCCCGACTCTCCTGGAGGTGttagataaatatattcacTGCCCAATACAATATGTTGCCATGTTAAGTTAAGGACATGCAATTTGTCAATTGCAATTATTTCCCCTTTAATTATAGTGCACGTTTCTCATAATTAATTCATTCCGCCTTAGTTAAGCTTTTACAGTTACGAATTGATTGATTCGAATTCGCGCTGACAGACAATTCCATGGCATTAGTCCTCTGCACGTCACCttctaatctatatattaatataaatggaATCATTTTACTGAGCTGGATTGGGTCGATAATGCGAAATGCCTCTAGCTTACCCACACGAACACTTATCCACACAAAACAGAACATTGAAATCACGGAAAGTAAGAGACACATAGATGTACTGTGTACATGTAATGTTTAAATGATTCGTTATATAGTCAGATTAAACCATAATTATGTgaagaagatttttttttttggggggggggggggggggaagggaattaagagagagagagagaagtttGAGAGGTGGGAGTTATGAAAGAGaggacaaaagaaaaaaagaaagaaattttttaattaaaagaatcaaagaaatgaaaataaaaataaaaagtatgaAATTAGTTTGgaaggacgaaattgatggcAACATGCATTTCCGTTCAAGACTAACGGTTGACTGGATGAAGGAACTCAATTGATGTTGCAAAGTACCCAAATGATGTTACAAAGAATCTAGCTGATGTTACGAAGGATCAAGGTGATGTAGTTTTCGCGTGAGAGACACGATTGATGTAATTTGT of the Punica granatum isolate Tunisia-2019 chromosome 6, ASM765513v2, whole genome shotgun sequence genome contains:
- the LOC116210279 gene encoding GDSL esterase/lipase At5g55050-like — protein: MAEFVYRSVILFVLVFLILQSSGSHGQMLPAIFVFGDSFVDVGNNNYLPLSLAKANFPHNGIDFPSRKATGRFSNGKNIVDLLAEKVGLPSPPPYLSIDSDSSTSYLWGVSFASGGAAIFNTTSNPLNTQSIPLWQQVEYYLKVHDHLTKQLGSAHAQKHLSKSLFFIVIGSNDILAYSRSINQNIPPKKYVNQMTTLLKAKLKILHTHGARKFMVVGLPPVGCCPAQRIQNETRGCREDTNTWTVMYNEALESMSKELKSELKDMSYSYSHTYPLIHGFIQDPASNGFKEVKTACCGLGNLNAQFPCLPTSTHCSNRTDHLFWDLYHPTEAASRRFIDNVFDGPPQYTSPVNVRQLIAL